The Deltaproteobacteria bacterium genomic sequence ACCATCCGTTTCGAGCCCGGTCGCGAACACCGTTTGGTGGTAAATGAGAATTAGCCTTGATCTTTGTCGTTAAGATAACAAAACAAATAAGCACAAATAAGCTTAACTAGATACTTGCAGTTAACCGCACAGCCTTGTAACCCATAGATATGCTGGTTCTCGTAAAGGTCCTTACTTGCTTGCTATGTACACAAACCGTCGCCGCAAATGAACCTGCACAAATAGAGTCCGAACTACGACGAGCAAAAAATGAGTATGCTTACGGTAATTATGATAAAGCTGCCGAGCAACTACGAGCATTAGTATACCCTATGCGTCTATATAATGACGAACAGGTAATTGAGACACGAAAATATCTTGCACTATCTTACCACCGCTTAAAACAACCTGAATTAGCAAAATTAGAATTTAAAAAATTACTTTATCTATCTCCAGATTATCAGCTCGATCCCTATACTGTTCCACCCGCTATTATTGAATTGCTTGAAGCCGTACGTTTGCAAATGAAACCAGAGCTCGAGGCGATTAGACAGCGACAAAGCGATGAACAACAAATTAATGATAGCAAACAAATTCGCCTTATAACCCTCGAAAAAACTATGATTGAACATTCTGACTTTGCTACTTTGCTACCATTTGGAGTTGGGCAATTTCAGAATGGTGACTATGGCTGGGGTGCTTTCTTTGCATCTACTGAATTATTTTTTATCGCAGTTAATATTACTGCACATTTATGGGCAAAAAGTTATGGTCCAACTTTTTCAAGCCGCACCATTCAACGTCGTGTGCAAGCTTTAACCATTGCTCAATACGGAGCCGTAGCTCTTTTTGGTTTCACTTGGAGTCTTGGGGTAATGCAAGCACGAGTTAATTTTCAGCCACTTACTCTAGGTTCAAGTATTGTTCATGAAGAAGGTAAACCCAAAATTCCATCTGGCGGCTCACTACATTTTAATTTGAACTTTTAAAAAATGACAGAAATAAATTAGCCCCTCTTTTGGTTTTAAATAAAGAGACAATTTAAAAAATTGATAACTTGACACTAGGGTTTTGGTAACTACTAGTTACCTTGTGAAAGGTTAAGTTAAGTAAGGAGAAAGAAAAGGTGAAAACAACCATATATGCTGCAGCGCTGGTGGTAATTGGCGCTATTTTTGGGTTTGGTTTCTCTACTTGTGGAACGGTAAATAGCGAAAACAGCCAAGCAAAAAACAACAACACTAGTGTGACAGCAATTGCTCAAGCTATGTCACCTTCATCCGCATTTGCTAAAATCCCAGGTAACGAGGCATCAATTGCTGATATTGCTGAAAAAACCGTTGCTAGCGTAGTTAACATCTCCTCTGAAAAAGTAATACGTAACAACCAAGGCCAACAATTTTCACCATTCTTTAGCGACCCCTTCTTTAGACATTTTTTTGGGCAACCTTTTAATGGTCCGCAAATTCCCCAAGAGCAGCGACAAAAGAGTCTTGGCTCAGGAGTTATCGCGACTACTGATGGTATTGTGCTTACCAATAATCATGTGGTCGAACAAGCCGACAAAATCCAAATAGGATTAGCCGACGGTCGTAATTTTGATGCTGAAATTGTTGGTACCGACCCTAAAAGTGATGTCGCCGTTTTACGTCTTAAAGGTGAGTTAAACGATTTAAAACCAGCAAAAATTGGCGATTCAGCTAAATTGCGCCTCGGCGATATTGTGCTTGCAATTGGTAATCCTTTTGGCGTTGGGCAAACAGTTACGATGGGTATTATTTCAGCTAAGGGGCGTGCTGACGTTGGTATCATCGACTATGAAGATTTTATCCAAACTGATGCCGCAATTAATCCGGGCAACTCAGGCGGCGCCTTAATTAACATGCAAGGTGAGCTTATCGGTATTAACACTGCTATCTTATCACGCAGCGGCGGGTATCAAGGTATTGGCTTTGCCATTCCATCAAACATGGTGAAAGTCATTATGGAAAGCCTGATCAAGCATGGCAAGGTGGTGAGAGGTTGGCTTGGTGTAGCTATT encodes the following:
- a CDS encoding DegQ family serine endoprotease encodes the protein MKTTIYAAALVVIGAIFGFGFSTCGTVNSENSQAKNNNTSVTAIAQAMSPSSAFAKIPGNEASIADIAEKTVASVVNISSEKVIRNNQGQQFSPFFSDPFFRHFFGQPFNGPQIPQEQRQKSLGSGVIATTDGIVLTNNHVVEQADKIQIGLADGRNFDAEIVGTDPKSDVAVLRLKGELNDLKPAKIGDSAKLRLGDIVLAIGNPFGVGQTVTMGIISAKGRADVGIIDYEDFIQTDAAINPGNSGGALINMQGELIGINTAILSRSGGYQGIGFAIPSNMVKVIMESLIKHGKVVRGWLGVAIQDIDENLAEAMKLKVHSGVLISDVTEKSPARAAGVKRGDVVLKVDGETVDSTGKLRNLISIRGPDKNVKLEILRDSKKIELMVKLAQMPADLGGIAEIDQNEGVLGGLKLGAINDHNKDKYKLPEKLDHGVVVIDVDPNSSAASAGFRPGDVILEINRKEIKSVKEFSNMYKKAKNRILLLVHRRGSTMYLVLSKNG